From a region of the Butyrivibrio sp. AE3004 genome:
- a CDS encoding ABC transporter substrate-binding protein: protein MKRKALSIVLASAMTLSMIAGCGDSGSADTATTSNETTEATDSTETTEATDSAETTEATDAAEEAAPTADVSSEGEHELSVYAWDKNFNIPALEAAEKAYQTVDPEFKLNIIEQSASSDVENAVTLAANSGDYSQLPDIVLFQDHYIQSYVTNYPDAWIDLEDAGIDWSNLGAEKISYSTIDGKHYGAPVDNGTSIFAYRTDILEECGYTMDDVTGITWERWLEIGRDVKEKTGKYLLSMDHNGDDLPYMMMQAEGQSQWKDGQPYFVGNDTLKQILEVIITGAQDGVIYLCNDWSEYTDTSIIGDQVAGVFNGNWIIPTMEQVAENSGKWQITTIPTLTGKEGYAANGGSSLYVTANCSKPELAKSFLAYTFGGGEGAMDTYDNALRNGGVIGTCISASKSDVYQEGVDFFNGQSIYADIVNMGANVPVVEQSDYHYNARTYIQAAITNVINGSDLDTELQGAEDQVKFEMGQ, encoded by the coding sequence AAATGAAACAACAGAGGCTACAGATAGCACTGAGACAACAGAAGCTACTGATAGCGCAGAGACAACAGAGGCAACAGATGCTGCTGAAGAAGCTGCTCCTACAGCTGATGTTTCATCCGAAGGCGAGCATGAGCTTTCAGTTTATGCTTGGGATAAGAACTTCAATATTCCTGCACTTGAGGCAGCTGAGAAGGCTTATCAGACTGTTGATCCCGAGTTCAAGCTCAACATCATCGAGCAGTCAGCTTCATCTGACGTTGAGAACGCTGTAACACTTGCAGCTAACTCAGGTGACTATTCACAGCTTCCTGACATCGTTCTTTTCCAGGATCACTACATCCAGAGCTATGTTACAAACTATCCGGATGCTTGGATTGATCTTGAGGATGCAGGTATTGATTGGAGCAACCTCGGTGCTGAGAAGATTTCTTACTCAACAATCGATGGTAAGCATTACGGCGCTCCTGTTGATAACGGCACATCAATCTTTGCATATCGTACAGATATCCTTGAAGAGTGCGGTTACACAATGGATGACGTAACAGGTATCACATGGGAAAGATGGCTTGAGATCGGTCGTGATGTTAAGGAGAAGACAGGAAAGTATCTCCTTTCAATGGACCACAACGGAGACGATCTTCCTTACATGATGATGCAGGCTGAAGGTCAGTCACAGTGGAAGGATGGACAGCCTTACTTCGTAGGCAACGATACACTTAAACAGATCCTTGAAGTTATCATCACAGGTGCTCAGGACGGTGTTATCTACCTTTGCAATGACTGGTCAGAGTACACAGATACTTCTATCATCGGCGATCAGGTAGCAGGTGTATTCAACGGTAACTGGATCATTCCTACAATGGAGCAGGTTGCTGAGAACAGTGGTAAGTGGCAGATCACAACAATTCCTACACTTACAGGTAAAGAAGGTTATGCTGCTAACGGTGGTTCTTCACTCTATGTAACAGCTAACTGCTCAAAGCCTGAACTTGCTAAGAGCTTCCTTGCTTACACATTCGGCGGCGGTGAAGGTGCTATGGATACATATGACAACGCTCTTCGTAACGGTGGTGTTATCGGAACATGCATCTCAGCTTCTAAGTCTGATGTTTACCAGGAAGGCGTAGACTTCTTCAACGGCCAGTCAATCTATGCTGACATCGTTAACATGGGTGCTAACGTTCCTGTAGTTGAGCAGAGTGATTATCACTATAACGCTCGTACATATATCCAGGCAGCTATTACAAACGTAATCAATGGATCAGACCTCGACACAGAGCTTCAGGGTGCTGAAGATCAGGTTAAGTTCGAAATGGGACAGTAA